The Oceanispirochaeta sp. M1 sequence TTGTTATGGATTTAAACGGTGTTGCAAGAAGACAGTTGTTTCTATGTTTTGAGATGCTTGAGAATCTAATTGAAAGAACTCCTGATACAATCTGGAATGAAGAAAAAGGCGGTTATGTCTTTTGGCAGCAGATTCTCCATGCCATTTCGGGTTCCCTATTCTGGTTAAGGACCGATACTGAAGAATTTTCTGAACCTTATGAAGATTTGAATGTCTATCCGGAACTGGAGAAAAAACCTGAAAATCAGCTGACAAAGGATCAGATCACTCAGGTCCTGAATGAAGCTGAAGAATTGGCTGCTTACTATTTCAATCGATACAGTTCTGAACAGCTGCTGATGGAATCTGTCCTGGTACATAAAATATCGGGGCTGGATGTTGTCTTTATGCAGATAGGACACCTGCAGTATCATATAGGTCATTGTGAAGCTATTTTAAGAGATGCAGGCATGGATGTTCCTGAATGGCTTGATGTCATTTAGGCTATAGATATTTGTATGAAAAGTAATACCAAATATGAACTCGACAACAAAACAATTGTTTCTCTTTTTGAAAAAGCCGGTATTATGGGTGCCCGTGATATTTCACATCTGGGCAATGGTGAGTTTAACAGTGTTTATGCCGCAGATGCAGAAGGAAAAGCCTACGCTCTGAAAATAGCTCCTATCGATAATGACGGTATCCTTAGTTATGAAAAGAATATTATGTCTCAGGAAGTCTATTATTACACCCTGATGAGAGATAAGGCCGGTATTCGAGTTCCTGAAGTCTATTATTCAGACTTCAGCTGTGACATTGTAGCTACACCGTTTTTTATAATGGAGCGGCTACAGGGCACGCAGATTGATCAGGCTGACCTAAGTGATGATCAAAAAAAGGATGCACATAAGAAATTGACAGCCATGGCCGCACAGCTGCATTCTGTCAAAGGGGATCAATTTGGATACAGGCAGACCGGTCTTCATGACAACTGGCATCTGGCTTTGCATGCAATGGTTACCAGTCTGATCGAAGACTGCCGGAATCTGGGGAAGAATACACGCCGTGCAAAGAAACTGCTTTGGTTTATCAATCTTAATAGAGAGATTCTTGAGAAAGTTGACTGTCGTTTAATCAATTTTGATATATGGCCGGCAAATATAATGTGTCAGAAGAAAGAAGGCGCTGTTGATCTTGCCTGGATAGATCCTGAACGATGTCTCTGGGGTGACCATATCGCAGATTTTGTCTGTCTGGATTTTAATAATATGTCTCTTGAACATAAGACCGAAATGAGAGCTCTGTATAATGCAGTCTCTGATCAACCTATCGGTACGAGTAGGGAGGAAGAGATCCGCTATGCCCTTATGCTGGGCTATCTCGGAGTCATTATGGAGGTTGAGAAATATGCCCGGTACTCATACTTTCATTTCGGCTACTGGAGGAATGTTTATGTTTGTTCCAGGATATTTAGAACCTGCTTTAAACAACTCCACGGGCTGACAGATAAATAGAATGAAGATTGCTGTAATCTCAGATATTCATGGTAATCTTTCTGCTCTTGAGAAAATTGCTGAATCTCTTAAACATGAGGCTGTTGATAAGATTGTTTTTCTGGGAGATCTGATTATGACCGGACCCCGGCCGAAAGAGGTCTTTGAGCTGTTGTCGGATATGAATCCTGATGTCTGGATAAAAGGAAACTCTGATGACTGGTTGGCGGAATTACCTGATTTTGAACCCGTCAGTGATTTGGAAAAAATACTGAAAGATATGGGACTCTGGGCCCGGGACAGAATAAATTCCCGCATTGAGAAAGAGCTGCTGTCTAAGCCGGTCTCAACTGAAAAAGAGTATGCTTCACAGCTCTTTAATTTCTGTCATGGAACACCGTATTCTCATTCACATGCAATTCTACAGGAGAGTACGAGTGCTTTCCTTGAATCTGAATTATCAAATATTAAGGCTGATAAAATTGTCTGTGGGCATACACATCTTCGATTTTCTATGACTTTCAAAGATAAGCTGATAAAAAACTTCGGTGCAGTGAGTATGCCGGGTAAGGATTTTTCCCGCTTGGCACGATACGGAATAATTCATATTGCTGATACTGTCTGTTTTGAAGACAGGGAGTGTGAGTATGATTTTGCGGCTTATATTGATGATCTTAAAAACCTTGATTATCCAGGTAATTTTCTGATCTTTCCTAAATATGGTCTTAGGGTATACAGTAGTACTTGATGTCGTGTGTTAAGTTCCCATAAACTCTCTAGTATCATTTAATGTAATCTGTCGTTCCCTAATGAACTGTTCTGTTCAGGACTGCAGATTTGGCCTGTTTTAGTATGCAATAAACAGTTTTAATATAACTGAAATGGGAACATATACATTCTCACTTTATATGTTTGACCGGGGGACGGTCCTGTTTTATTCTGGAATTATCCATTGGAAAAGACATCGAGATCAATCGGAATCTAATGGCCTTCCCTGTTTTTTAGAGTTGTTCATGTAACAGTTTAAGGTTGTAACTGTCAAATAAAAAAGTATCGTATGTAGACTGTTGATAACCAGTCGATTCAGATAATCTCTCATTTTATTTATCTTTAAAATGTTATATACCAAGAATTTGACCATATTTATTTCTTCATGGATTGGGGTATATGATTTATATTCACTGGCAGAATGGGAAATAACTTAAATCATTTTAGAGATAAATAGTTGCAGGATTACAGAAGGCTAATGATAAGGATTCCTGAATGAAATACCCAAAATATAAATTGTTGACGGATATCTTAAACTGAGTGTAGTATCAATTATCATTTCTTTAATTAGTCAACTATTTGTTTTGAACTTCCCGTGAATAAGTATAAAGTTTTGGATTTCATTTATTATCTTGAATGATTGATATGTATGAATACACGGATGTTTAATTATCAATTATGAGGTGTGTAATGAGAACGAAATTACATCAGTTAGATTATATTATCAATGTAGATATTTTCCAGAAAATTCAAGACGATATTGCAAAAGCAACAGATATGGCAGTAATAACAATTGACTATAAGGGTCATCCTATTACAAGACATAGCAATTGCAGTGAGTTCTGTAGCTCTATTCGTCAAAATCATGAACTAAATGAATCTTGTGAAAAATGTGATTCCCGAGGGGGATTAGAGGCCACAAGGATTAATAAACCCTACATATACCTTTGTCATTATGGAATAGTGGATTTTGCCGTACCAATTGTCGTTGATGGCCAGTATCTTGGTGCCTTAATGGCTGGGCAGATTCGTTTGGAGAATGAAGAGAATAATCAACGATTAGAGCATATTGTTAGTAAACGTGATCAGCTTGATCATAATGATTCACAAGCCCTAAGAGATTCTTATGAGAAATTATTAGTGATGCCAATAGATAAAATAGAGGCGATCGCGCAGATGATGCATCATTTAACTAACTATATTGTAGGTGAGGCGGTATTAAAAACATCCTTATATGAAGTTAAGCAGCTATTAGTTGAAAACCAATTAAATGAGCATAAGCCATTAAGCGATTTGCATCATAACATACACCTTTATTACCCCAGGGATGGGC is a genomic window containing:
- a CDS encoding DinB family protein; the protein is MDLNGVARRQLFLCFEMLENLIERTPDTIWNEEKGGYVFWQQILHAISGSLFWLRTDTEEFSEPYEDLNVYPELEKKPENQLTKDQITQVLNEAEELAAYYFNRYSSEQLLMESVLVHKISGLDVVFMQIGHLQYHIGHCEAILRDAGMDVPEWLDVI
- a CDS encoding phosphotransferase family protein, whose protein sequence is MKSNTKYELDNKTIVSLFEKAGIMGARDISHLGNGEFNSVYAADAEGKAYALKIAPIDNDGILSYEKNIMSQEVYYYTLMRDKAGIRVPEVYYSDFSCDIVATPFFIMERLQGTQIDQADLSDDQKKDAHKKLTAMAAQLHSVKGDQFGYRQTGLHDNWHLALHAMVTSLIEDCRNLGKNTRRAKKLLWFINLNREILEKVDCRLINFDIWPANIMCQKKEGAVDLAWIDPERCLWGDHIADFVCLDFNNMSLEHKTEMRALYNAVSDQPIGTSREEEIRYALMLGYLGVIMEVEKYARYSYFHFGYWRNVYVCSRIFRTCFKQLHGLTDK
- a CDS encoding metallophosphoesterase — translated: MKIAVISDIHGNLSALEKIAESLKHEAVDKIVFLGDLIMTGPRPKEVFELLSDMNPDVWIKGNSDDWLAELPDFEPVSDLEKILKDMGLWARDRINSRIEKELLSKPVSTEKEYASQLFNFCHGTPYSHSHAILQESTSAFLESELSNIKADKIVCGHTHLRFSMTFKDKLIKNFGAVSMPGKDFSRLARYGIIHIADTVCFEDRECEYDFAAYIDDLKNLDYPGNFLIFPKYGLRVYSST
- a CDS encoding PocR ligand-binding domain-containing protein, translated to MRTKLHQLDYIINVDIFQKIQDDIAKATDMAVITIDYKGHPITRHSNCSEFCSSIRQNHELNESCEKCDSRGGLEATRINKPYIYLCHYGIVDFAVPIVVDGQYLGALMAGQIRLENEENNQRLEHIVSKRDQLDHNDSQALRDSYEKLLVMPIDKIEAIAQMMHHLTNYIVGEAVLKTSLYEVKQLLVENQLNEHKPLSDLHHNIHLYYPRDGQDNMIETHNEIVVKNEKIMHEKEVLKAQKFSLLTPALNYISENYEKKIYQEDMASKCNISSSYFSKLFKRETGFNFSNYVNKTKVAAAQEILKTTFEPIINISLDLGFDDCGYFIKVFKKHLGVTPAAYRKQYEDYIEKNEELVTLSP